A region from the Eleginops maclovinus isolate JMC-PN-2008 ecotype Puerto Natales chromosome 17, JC_Emac_rtc_rv5, whole genome shotgun sequence genome encodes:
- the morn2 gene encoding MORN repeat-containing protein 2 translates to MPENVKTQGEGPIKVSYIFPNGDIYEGECSRCAGVMMRSGTGTQTSADGIMYTGEWLEDKMHGRGTLNHPSGAHYEGEFKDNMYYGTGTYTFPDGSTYKGHFNNNRLEGDGSFTDIQGLVWTGEFHGKAALGLKMQHNI, encoded by the exons ATGCCGGAAA ATGTTAAAACTCAAG GGGAAGGACCTATTAAGGTATCCTACATTTTTCCCAATGGTGACATATATG AGGGGGAGTGCAGCAGGTGTGCAGGTGTGATGATGAGAAGCGGTACCGGTACACAAACCTCAGCAGATGGCATCATGTACACAGGAGAGTGGCTGGAAGACAAA ATGCATGGCAGAGGGACCCTGAATCATCCCTCTGGAGCACACTATGAAGGAGAATTCAAAGACAACATGTACTATGGCACGGGAACATACACCTTTCCAGATGGCTCTACTTACAAGGGTCACTTCAACAATAACAG GTTGGAGGGAGACGGGTCGTTCACTGACATCCAGGGACTAGTATGGACTGGGGAGTTCCATGGCAAAGCAGCGCTGGGCCTGAAAATGCAGCACAACATTTAG